A portion of the Misgurnus anguillicaudatus chromosome 16, ASM2758022v2, whole genome shotgun sequence genome contains these proteins:
- the stx18 gene encoding syntaxin-18 isoform X2 has protein sequence MSSDVSRMTDGERDQIDQDAQIFMRTCADAISQLRSETDRQVVSSQVKDHRAAVLDLIDVYLKGVCKLYSEQRAVRVKRVVDKKRLSRLEPELLGKEKKQSDVEESNEKAVSDGNVDLWEDSRVEDDLSPEEIQMFEQENQRLVGEMNSLLDEVRHIEGKVVEISRLQEIFAEKVLQQETEIDNIHQLVVGATENVKEGNEDIREAMKNNAGFRVWIIFFLVMCSFSLLFLDWYG, from the exons ATGTCCTCAGATGTGTCTCGCATGACAGACGGCGAGAGAGATCAAATCGATCAAGATGCTCAAATCTTCATGAGAACCTGCGCAGACGCCATCAGCCAGCTGCGATCTGAGA cgGATAGACAGGTGGTCTCATCGCAGGTGAAGGATCATCGTGCAGCTGTGCTGGATCTGATAGACGTTTATCTCAAag gGGTGTGTAAACTGTATTCTGAGCAGAGAGCAGTACGTGTGAAAAGAGTTGTGGACAAAAAGAGACT GTCAAGACTAGAACCCGAGCTGCTCGGCAAAGAGAAAAAGCAAAGTGATGTGGAGGAGAGCAATG AAAAGGCAGTCTCAGACGGTAATGTTGACCTTTGGGAGGACAGCAGAGTGGAGGACGACCTCTCACCAGAAGAAATACAGATg TTTGAGCAGGAGAATCAGAGGCTGGTTGGGGAGATGAACAGTCTGTTAGATGAAGTCAG GCACATTGAGGGAAAGGTTGTGGAAATCTCTCGTCTGCAGGAGATCTTCGCTGAGAAAGTCCTCCAGCAG GAGACTGAGATCGACAACATCCATCAGCTGGTTGTTGGTGCCACAGAAAATGTGAAGGAAGGAAATGAAGATATTAGAGAG GCTATGAAAAACAACGCCGGCTTCCGTGTATGGATTATTTTCTTCCTGGTCATGTGCTCTTTCTCACTGTTGTTTCTCGATTGGTATGGCTAA